The following coding sequences lie in one Silvanigrella aquatica genomic window:
- a CDS encoding Fic family protein produces MLKILTLLKDSPLSGAEISKKMERTGRTGSLRKLIYKLLELGYIELTNPEKPKSKNQKYRITEKGITII; encoded by the coding sequence ATGCTAAAAATTCTTACTCTTTTAAAGGACTCTCCTCTTTCTGGGGCGGAAATTTCTAAAAAGATGGAACGTACAGGGAGAACGGGTTCCTTAAGAAAGCTTATTTATAAGCTTTTAGAATTAGGATACATAGAACTAACGAATCCAGAAAAACCTAAGAGTAAAAATCAGAAATATAGAATTACTGAGAAAGGGATTACGATTATTTAA
- a CDS encoding peptidoglycan D,D-transpeptidase FtsI family protein, with protein MATFSQNKSVFQKIKDYFNPKNIKFNPNYQKRAIVMSGIFFVALILILGRFAWLSVFSTPLRSKLLATGSRQFETSVTLSNPRATITDRNGKVLAVSVPSTSLFLLTRKMPKDKETLEIVAKQIKVPLQDLLSYRNDKKNFIWLKRQMTQSEFNQLGSLKKWKLFLDTVDEPKRIYPEKDIASHLIGFVGSDGQGLEGVEKVYNNRLTVKSTKADVTRDARGRYVMVSPNGASKPSLSVPNLKLSVDISIQHFTQNALRDGAIRSKAKGGSAIVIDVTTGELLAIASYPTYDLNNPPNNDPESRRFRPIMDAIELGSVAKPMWIAKALDLGIISPQTKFDVSGGKMPVPGGIIRDDHPMTILDTQGVLRYSSNLGMYKISQKAGRERFYDSLMKVGFGRSPGTGFPGEWKGRIHKPETWSEMRFANMSFGQGFAISPLQLAHAVSILTGGGVDRGVNLLATSVEDEKNFVGPPLQFISKETSKLISTMMGKVTEESNAGRIPGVLVGGKTGTAQIWSQKDKAYSERTAVFEGIIPANNPKLAIIVVLDEVKVRPAYGALLAGPVFAEIGRKTVDYLNSQGVFSVEPYANAYLERNSSKNTHLE; from the coding sequence ATGGCTACTTTTTCTCAAAATAAATCAGTATTTCAAAAAATAAAAGATTATTTTAACCCTAAAAACATAAAATTTAACCCAAATTATCAAAAAAGAGCAATTGTCATGAGTGGCATCTTTTTTGTTGCTCTTATCTTAATTTTAGGTCGTTTTGCTTGGCTCAGTGTTTTTTCTACTCCTCTACGATCCAAATTGCTGGCAACGGGAAGTCGGCAATTTGAAACCAGCGTTACTTTGTCTAATCCACGCGCCACCATTACCGATCGCAATGGAAAAGTGTTAGCAGTAAGTGTGCCAAGTACAAGTTTATTTCTATTAACGCGAAAAATGCCAAAAGATAAAGAAACACTCGAAATTGTTGCAAAACAAATTAAAGTACCACTGCAAGATTTATTATCTTATCGTAACGATAAAAAAAACTTTATCTGGCTCAAAAGGCAAATGACACAAAGTGAATTTAATCAATTAGGCTCTTTAAAAAAGTGGAAATTATTTCTTGATACAGTTGATGAACCTAAACGTATTTATCCTGAAAAAGATATCGCATCGCATTTGATCGGATTTGTTGGTTCCGATGGGCAAGGATTAGAGGGCGTTGAAAAGGTTTATAACAATAGACTTACCGTGAAATCGACTAAAGCTGATGTCACCCGCGATGCTCGTGGCCGTTACGTTATGGTGTCGCCCAATGGTGCATCAAAGCCATCTTTATCTGTACCAAACTTGAAATTATCTGTTGATATTTCCATTCAACATTTTACGCAAAACGCCTTACGCGACGGCGCTATCCGCTCCAAAGCAAAAGGGGGCAGTGCCATTGTGATTGATGTGACCACAGGTGAACTTTTAGCGATTGCAAGTTATCCTACATATGACTTAAATAATCCCCCTAATAATGATCCCGAATCGCGCCGCTTTCGACCTATTATGGACGCCATCGAATTGGGCTCTGTCGCAAAGCCTATGTGGATTGCCAAAGCCCTGGATTTAGGAATCATCTCCCCTCAAACCAAATTCGATGTGTCTGGTGGAAAAATGCCCGTTCCCGGTGGAATCATCCGCGATGATCACCCCATGACCATACTCGATACCCAAGGCGTTCTCAGATACAGCAGTAACTTAGGTATGTACAAAATTTCTCAAAAAGCAGGCCGCGAAAGATTTTATGACTCCCTCATGAAAGTCGGTTTTGGCCGCTCCCCTGGCACTGGGTTCCCAGGTGAATGGAAAGGCCGTATCCATAAACCAGAAACTTGGAGCGAAATGCGCTTTGCCAACATGTCTTTTGGGCAAGGTTTTGCCATATCTCCCTTGCAACTTGCCCATGCTGTTTCCATTCTTACGGGCGGGGGAGTTGATCGCGGTGTGAATTTATTAGCAACAAGCGTTGAAGATGAAAAAAATTTCGTTGGACCACCTCTGCAATTTATTTCAAAAGAAACAAGCAAATTAATATCCACAATGATGGGTAAGGTAACAGAAGAAAGTAACGCAGGCCGTATTCCTGGCGTCTTGGTCGGCGGAAAAACCGGAACAGCACAAATTTGGTCACAAAAAGATAAGGCCTATTCTGAAAGAACCGCTGTTTTTGAAGGAATTATCCCTGCAAATAACCCCAAACTCGCAATTATCGTCGTTCTTGACGAAGTCAAAGTCCGCCCCGCTTACGGAGCCCTCCTCGCTGGTCCCGTGTTCGCCGAAATTGGCAGGAAAACTGTGGACTACCTCAACTCCCAAGGCGTATTCAGTGTAGAACCCTATGCCAACGCTTATCTAGAGAGAAATTCTAGTAAAAATACACACCTCGAATAA
- a CDS encoding UDP-N-acetylmuramoyl-tripeptide--D-alanyl-D-alanine ligase, protein MWPLTGKEIYQTITKTINTKNSFDDIIFEGIFTDSRKIKSKQFFIAIEGERFDGHAFLAECFSKGVQLALVNKNSKYLSNLSQKERNKCIEVDNVLEKFREFAKFMRQRFPFPVIGVAGSNGKTTTKEMLASLLSGGSFKVTKTEKSENGFLGMAVTLCQEAHHKNSPPHALVLEIGIDDIGAMTQHVSLGLPDISIITALGPEHLEHLINWETAVKEELILFQNPNTKRVWQLSDAKIFEAFQNYLKDDNLNRKKLADLKNDYIVIEKNKLKEINHDLKNNVNAIVYWDVIQTSSVESQLNFSVDSKFNNSSTTEEIIFKVPLPGIHNAANFALAFSTAFMLKRTAQQIEIGWKTFVPPPMRSRISNLKNGIVLFDDCYNSSPMSLEAALHAIDSKEWQEKAKLIVLGDMLDLGAESKYWHEKIFYSLKNLQNTYLCLYGSAMYDCYKLLKETENVLLAQNKLRLFWRTADEEPTLFLSDINVKLSDFVILVKGSRGMKLDRLVKSIEENFC, encoded by the coding sequence ATGTGGCCTCTAACGGGAAAAGAAATTTATCAAACAATTACAAAAACTATAAATACGAAAAATTCATTTGATGATATTATTTTTGAAGGAATATTTACAGATAGTAGAAAAATAAAATCAAAGCAATTTTTTATTGCCATCGAAGGTGAACGTTTTGATGGGCATGCTTTTTTAGCAGAATGTTTTTCAAAAGGTGTGCAACTGGCATTGGTAAACAAGAATTCAAAGTATCTTTCTAATTTGTCTCAAAAAGAGCGTAATAAATGTATTGAAGTTGATAACGTTCTTGAAAAATTTAGAGAGTTTGCCAAGTTTATGCGTCAACGCTTTCCGTTTCCTGTTATTGGTGTCGCTGGTAGTAATGGTAAAACGACAACAAAAGAAATGCTTGCTAGTTTATTAAGCGGTGGTTCTTTTAAGGTAACTAAAACTGAAAAAAGCGAAAATGGTTTTTTAGGTATGGCGGTTACTTTATGCCAGGAAGCGCATCATAAAAATTCTCCACCACATGCCCTTGTTCTTGAAATTGGTATCGATGATATTGGAGCTATGACTCAGCATGTTTCTTTAGGTTTACCTGACATTTCAATTATTACTGCACTCGGACCCGAGCATTTAGAGCATTTAATTAACTGGGAAACTGCGGTCAAAGAAGAACTTATTTTATTTCAAAATCCCAATACGAAACGGGTGTGGCAGTTATCCGATGCAAAAATATTTGAAGCATTTCAAAATTATTTAAAGGATGATAATTTAAATAGAAAAAAATTGGCTGATTTAAAAAATGATTACATTGTTATTGAAAAAAATAAATTAAAAGAAATAAATCATGATTTAAAAAATAATGTAAATGCAATTGTGTATTGGGATGTTATTCAAACATCGAGTGTTGAAAGTCAATTAAATTTTTCAGTAGATTCGAAATTTAATAATTCAAGTACCACTGAGGAAATTATTTTTAAAGTACCTCTTCCTGGTATTCACAATGCAGCAAATTTTGCATTAGCTTTTTCTACTGCTTTCATGCTAAAGAGAACAGCTCAGCAAATTGAAATAGGTTGGAAAACATTTGTGCCGCCGCCTATGCGATCGCGTATTTCAAATTTAAAAAATGGAATTGTGCTTTTTGATGATTGTTATAATTCAAGTCCTATGAGTTTAGAAGCCGCACTTCATGCAATAGATAGTAAGGAATGGCAAGAAAAAGCAAAATTAATTGTTTTGGGTGATATGCTCGATTTGGGTGCCGAGTCAAAATACTGGCATGAAAAAATATTTTACTCGCTAAAAAATTTACAGAATACCTACTTGTGCCTTTACGGATCTGCCATGTATGATTGTTATAAGTTACTTAAAGAAACAGAAAATGTGCTGTTGGCGCAAAATAAGTTGAGGCTTTTCTGGCGAACAGCTGATGAGGAGCCTACTCTGTTTCTAAGTGATATTAATGTTAAATTGTCAGATTTTGTCATATTGGTAAAGGGCAGCCGAGGTATGAAACTTGATAGACTGGTCAAGTCTATTGAAGAAAATTTTTGTTGA